A single region of the Pseudomonas granadensis genome encodes:
- the livM gene encoding high-affinity branched-chain amino acid ABC transporter permease LivM, whose translation MSSTTTEKSIDIKKSLVEAILAGLIALIVFGPIVGVVLDGYSFNLESTRVAWIIAIVMAGRFALSLFLQTPKGLKILDSFESSGSGVHVLPPDYKSRLRWIIPLMIVLAIIVPFVSNSYLLGVVILGLIYVLLGLGLNIVVGLAGLLDLGYVAFYAIGAYGLALGYQYLGLGFWTVLPLAAITAGLAGCILGFPVLRLHGDYLAIVTLGFGEIIRLVLNNWLSLTGGPNGMPAPLPTFFGLEFGKRAKDGGVPFHEFFGLSYNPDVKYYFIYAVLFLVVLAVLYIKHRLVKMPVGRAWEALREDEIACRSMGLNHVLVKLSAFTIGASTAGLAGVFFATYQGFVNPTSFTFFESALILAIVVLGGMGSTIGVVIAAFVLTVAPELLRGFAEYRVLLFGILMVLMMIWRPRGLIRISRSGVKPRKGAIHYERAAP comes from the coding sequence ATGTCTTCAACAACCACTGAAAAATCCATCGATATCAAAAAAAGCCTGGTCGAGGCGATTCTCGCTGGCCTGATTGCCCTGATCGTGTTCGGACCGATTGTTGGCGTGGTGCTCGACGGCTACAGCTTCAATCTGGAATCGACCCGCGTGGCATGGATCATTGCCATCGTCATGGCCGGCCGCTTCGCCCTCAGCCTGTTCCTGCAAACGCCCAAGGGCCTGAAAATCCTCGACAGCTTCGAAAGCAGCGGCTCCGGCGTGCACGTGCTGCCGCCGGATTACAAGTCGCGGCTGCGCTGGATCATTCCGCTGATGATCGTGCTGGCGATCATCGTGCCGTTTGTTTCCAACTCCTATCTGCTGGGGGTGGTGATTCTCGGATTGATCTACGTGCTGCTGGGGTTGGGCCTGAACATCGTGGTCGGTCTGGCCGGTCTGCTTGATCTGGGTTACGTGGCGTTCTACGCCATTGGCGCCTACGGTCTGGCGCTGGGATACCAGTATCTCGGTCTGGGTTTCTGGACGGTGCTGCCACTGGCGGCAATCACCGCGGGCCTTGCCGGTTGCATTCTCGGTTTCCCGGTATTGCGTCTGCACGGCGACTACCTGGCGATCGTGACCCTGGGCTTCGGTGAAATCATTCGTCTGGTGCTGAACAACTGGTTGTCGCTGACCGGCGGCCCGAACGGCATGCCGGCGCCACTGCCGACGTTCTTCGGTCTGGAGTTCGGCAAGCGCGCGAAGGATGGCGGGGTGCCGTTTCACGAGTTCTTCGGCCTCTCGTATAACCCGGATGTGAAGTACTACTTTATCTACGCGGTGTTGTTCCTCGTGGTATTAGCCGTGCTGTACATCAAACATCGTCTGGTGAAAATGCCGGTTGGTCGCGCCTGGGAAGCGTTGCGCGAAGACGAGATTGCCTGTCGCTCGATGGGCCTCAACCATGTACTGGTCAAGCTTTCGGCATTCACCATCGGTGCGTCGACCGCGGGGCTGGCCGGGGTGTTCTTCGCCACCTATCAAGGCTTCGTCAACCCGACCTCGTTCACCTTCTTCGAATCGGCGCTGATCCTCGCCATCGTCGTGCTCGGCGGCATGGGCTCGACCATCGGTGTGGTGATCGCCGCGTTCGTGCTCACCGTCGCCCCGGAACTGCTGCGTGGCTTCGCTGAATATCGCGTGTTGCTGTTCGGCATCCTGATGGTGCTGATGATGATCTGGCGACCACGCGGGCTGATCCGCATCAGCCGCTCCGGAGTCAAACCACGCAAAGGTGCCATTCATTACGAGAGGGCTGCGCCATGA
- a CDS encoding ABC transporter ATP-binding protein: MSEVVLSVEKLMMHFGGIKALSDVSLKVKRNSIFALIGPNGAGKTTVFNCLTGFYKASGGKIELNVRGQQTNVIQLLGESFKPTDFVSPKSFLSRLYYKMFGGTHLVNRAGLARTFQNIRLFKEMSVLENLLVAQHMWVNRNMLAGIFNTKGYRKAESDALDCAFYWLEVVDLVDCANRLAGELSYGQQRRLEIARAMCTRPQIICLDEPAAGLNPQETEALSAMIRLLRDEHDLTVVLIEHDMGMVMSISDHIVVLDHGIVIAEGGPDAIRNDPKVIAAYLGADEEEVA, from the coding sequence ATGAGTGAAGTCGTACTCTCCGTTGAAAAACTGATGATGCATTTCGGTGGCATCAAGGCCTTGAGCGATGTCAGCCTGAAGGTCAAACGCAACTCGATCTTCGCTTTGATCGGCCCCAACGGTGCCGGCAAAACCACGGTGTTCAACTGCCTGACCGGTTTCTACAAGGCGTCGGGCGGCAAGATCGAACTGAACGTGCGCGGCCAGCAGACCAACGTCATCCAGTTGCTGGGCGAGTCGTTCAAACCGACCGACTTCGTCTCGCCGAAATCCTTCCTCAGTCGCCTGTACTACAAGATGTTCGGTGGCACCCATCTGGTGAACCGTGCGGGTCTTGCCCGAACGTTCCAGAACATTCGCCTGTTCAAGGAAATGTCGGTGCTGGAAAACCTGCTGGTGGCCCAGCACATGTGGGTCAACCGCAACATGCTCGCCGGCATCTTCAACACCAAGGGCTACCGCAAGGCCGAGAGCGATGCGCTGGACTGCGCGTTCTACTGGCTGGAAGTGGTCGATCTGGTCGACTGCGCCAACCGCCTCGCCGGGGAATTGTCCTACGGCCAGCAGCGCCGTCTGGAAATCGCCCGAGCCATGTGCACGCGGCCGCAGATCATCTGCCTCGACGAACCGGCCGCCGGCCTCAACCCTCAGGAAACCGAAGCGCTGAGCGCGATGATCCGGCTGCTGCGCGACGAGCATGATCTGACCGTGGTGCTGATCGAACACGACATGGGCATGGTGATGAGCATTTCTGACCACATCGTGGTACTGGACCACGGCATCGTGATTGCCGAAGGCGGGCCGGACGCGATCCGCAACGACCCGAAAGTGATCGCGGCCTATCTGGGCGCCGATGAAGAGGAAGTGGCATGA